A genomic window from Companilactobacillus alimentarius DSM 20249 includes:
- a CDS encoding DUF2207 domain-containing protein has product MKKIWGFIFAFFSIFLAFQSTTTVKADDFTIKDYDVDVNVLKDGNADLTQRITYDFTGQFHGVYYNQDLRGIDGTSQPEISFDDGHGENKLIKSDSEANNTFKINQTKDSMNMKVYHTVDSSRVTYIYRYRIYGLITNYLDTAELNWKVIGKGWDNELNNIKIKINLPQKNISKLQAWAHGPLSGHNEVNRKLGQVTITLDGLPANNFVETHMIFPTAVTATNKKVVNRNAKAEILIQEKKLAQEANAKRQQKKIIYWVIMTAGIVIILMIYLYQIIKLHKNPGQKHQIPMPLHHFFDEPKFLPSFAKVILDRSKRADSLSLTADILDEVGHNRMKLEKIGKDYKSTALVKPTLTFYQYLFEKIGDGKSVRIKQIRHFARKHSNKLGTKFDQWAKSAAHGREKYLDLGNLGLVNDFKNITIVVDIILGVMLAVSLVLSSHLILSVVMLTVLVLITWVPYYFIRKRITPYTDLGEITVNEIRAFKRMLNDIDDIKLAQVGDLVLWERFLPYAVAFGVSDKVVKALKVNFSTEDINSSPILYYYLGSTSFLNSSSSGFQSAFTSALSAGDSSISVSSGGFSGGSSGGFGGGSGGGAF; this is encoded by the coding sequence ATGAAAAAGATATGGGGATTTATCTTTGCCTTTTTTAGTATTTTTTTAGCCTTTCAATCAACGACTACAGTTAAAGCCGATGATTTTACAATTAAGGATTATGACGTTGACGTCAATGTTTTAAAAGATGGGAATGCCGATTTAACACAAAGGATAACTTATGATTTTACAGGCCAATTTCATGGAGTCTACTATAATCAAGATTTAAGAGGAATAGATGGTACTAGTCAACCGGAGATATCATTTGATGATGGTCATGGTGAAAATAAGTTAATTAAGAGTGATTCAGAGGCTAATAATACTTTTAAGATCAACCAGACTAAAGATTCAATGAATATGAAGGTTTATCACACAGTTGATTCAAGTCGGGTTACTTATATTTATCGTTATCGCATATATGGATTGATAACCAATTATTTGGATACAGCTGAATTGAATTGGAAAGTAATTGGTAAGGGATGGGATAATGAGCTAAATAATATAAAGATTAAAATTAATCTTCCTCAAAAAAATATTTCTAAGTTACAAGCTTGGGCTCACGGTCCTTTATCAGGGCACAATGAAGTAAATCGTAAACTTGGTCAGGTTACAATTACTTTAGATGGTTTGCCCGCTAATAATTTTGTTGAAACGCATATGATTTTTCCAACCGCAGTTACAGCGACTAATAAAAAAGTTGTTAATAGGAATGCTAAAGCAGAAATTTTAATTCAGGAAAAGAAACTTGCTCAAGAAGCAAATGCTAAAAGACAACAGAAAAAGATTATTTATTGGGTCATTATGACCGCCGGCATCGTGATTATTTTGATGATTTACTTATATCAAATTATTAAATTACATAAAAATCCGGGACAAAAACATCAAATTCCAATGCCATTGCATCATTTCTTTGATGAGCCTAAATTTCTCCCCAGCTTTGCTAAAGTGATTTTGGATAGATCTAAAAGGGCTGATAGTTTATCGTTGACCGCCGATATTTTAGATGAAGTTGGGCATAATCGAATGAAGCTTGAGAAAATTGGTAAGGATTATAAGAGTACAGCTCTAGTAAAACCAACTTTAACCTTTTATCAATATTTATTTGAAAAGATTGGTGATGGTAAATCAGTTCGAATCAAACAGATTCGTCATTTCGCCCGTAAGCATAGTAATAAATTAGGTACTAAATTTGATCAATGGGCTAAAAGTGCTGCTCATGGTCGCGAAAAATATTTAGATTTGGGTAATTTAGGATTAGTCAATGATTTTAAAAATATTACAATTGTAGTTGATATAATTCTTGGAGTTATGCTGGCAGTTTCTTTAGTTTTATCATCCCATTTGATTTTAAGTGTGGTAATGTTAACTGTTTTGGTACTTATTACTTGGGTGCCATATTATTTTATTAGAAAAAGGATAACTCCTTATACTGATTTAGGGGAAATAACCGTTAATGAGATTAGAGCCTTTAAACGTATGTTGAATGATATTGACGATATTAAATTAGCTCAAGTGGGAGATTTGGTCCTTTGGGAACGATTTTTGCCGTATGCGGTAGCTTTTGGTGTATCGGATAAAGTGGTCAAGGCATTGAAGGTAAACTTCAGTACAGAGGACATTAATAGTTCACCTATCTTATATTATTACTTGGGTAGTACTAGCTTTCTTAATAGTAGTAGTTCCGGATTTCAATCAGCCTTTACTAGTGCCTTATCAGCAGGAGATTCTAGTATCAGTGTTAGTTCCGGTGGCTTTTCTGGTGGGTCCTCTGGAGGCTTTGGTGGCGGTTCCGGAGGTGGAGCTTTCTAA
- the smpB gene encoding SsrA-binding protein SmpB produces MKKHHTKAANEVANNRKARHDYNILDTYEAGISLTGTEIKSVRASKINIKDGFVQPRNGELWLENVNISVYDQGNQFNHDPLRNRKLLLHKKEIRKISSTVQEKGITVIPLKVYLKHGFAKVLIGVAEGKRKYDKRETIKKRDQEREIQRIVKNAY; encoded by the coding sequence ATGAAGAAACATCACACAAAGGCTGCTAATGAAGTAGCCAATAATCGTAAAGCTCGTCATGATTACAATATTTTAGATACTTATGAGGCGGGAATTTCTCTGACAGGAACTGAGATCAAATCAGTTCGTGCTAGTAAGATTAATATTAAAGATGGTTTCGTACAGCCAAGGAATGGGGAACTATGGTTAGAGAACGTTAATATCAGCGTTTATGACCAAGGAAACCAATTCAATCATGATCCATTGCGAAATCGGAAATTACTTTTACATAAAAAAGAGATTCGTAAAATAAGTTCAACTGTGCAAGAGAAGGGAATTACGGTAATTCCTTTGAAAGTTTATCTGAAACATGGCTTTGCTAAAGTATTGATCGGCGTAGCTGAAGGTAAAAGAAAATATGATAAGCGTGAAACAATTAAAAAACGTGATCAAGAAAGAGAAATTCAACGTATCGTTAAGAATGCGTATTGA